The Pseudomonas sp. DG56-2 genome contains a region encoding:
- the secA gene encoding preprotein translocase subunit SecA, whose protein sequence is MFAPLLKKLFGSKNEREVKRLLKAVQSVNAFEEKMVALSDEQLRGKTAEFKERLAKGETLDQLLPEAFAVAREAGKRVMGMRHFDVQLIGGMALHEGTIAEMRTGEGKTLVATLGVYLNALSGKGVHVVTVNDYLARRDANWMRPLYEFLGLTVGVVTPFQPPEEKRAAYAADITYGTNNEFGFDYLRDNMAFSMEEKFQRELNFAVIDEVDSILIDEARTPLIISGQAEDSSKMYVEINKLIPRLKQHIEEVEGEVTQEGHYKIDEKSRQVELNEAGHQFIEEMLAQVGLLAEGESLYSAHNLGLLTHVYAGLRAHKLFHRNVEYIVQDGQILLIDEHTGRTMPGRRLSEGLHQAIEAKENLNIQAESQTLASTTFQNYFRLYNKLSGMTGTADTEAFEFAQIYNLNVMVIPPNKPLARKDYNDLVYLTAEEKYAAIIADIKESMAQGRPVLVGTATIETSEHMSNLLQKEGIDHKVLNAKYHEKEAEIIAQAGRPGALTIATNMAGRGTDILLGGNWEVEVAAMENPTPEQIAQVKADWQKRHQQVIESGGLHVIASERHESRRIDNQLRGRAGRQGDPGSSRFYLSLEDSLMRIFASDRVKNFMKALGMQSGEAIEHRMVTNAIEKAQRKVEGRNFDIRKQLLEFDDVANEQRKVIYHMRNSLLAADNIGDTIADFRQEVLDATVAQHIPPQSLPEQWDVAGLEAALASDFGVKLPIQQWLDEDDHLYEETLREKLMNELMAAYNEKEEQASAEALRTFEKQILLRVLDDLWKDHLSTMDHLRHGIHLRGYAQKNPKQEYKRESFNLFQELLESIKRDTIRVLSHVQVRREDPAEEEARLRREAEELAARMQFQHAAAPGLEQAEEQEEGAEVAVAAAPVRNDQKLGRNELCWCGSGKKFKHCHGQIN, encoded by the coding sequence ATGTTTGCGCCTTTGTTAAAAAAACTTTTTGGAAGCAAGAACGAGCGTGAGGTCAAGCGCCTGCTCAAGGCGGTGCAGTCCGTCAATGCCTTCGAAGAGAAGATGGTGGCCCTCTCCGATGAACAACTGCGTGGAAAAACCGCAGAGTTCAAAGAGCGCCTGGCCAAAGGCGAGACCCTGGACCAATTGCTGCCAGAGGCCTTCGCTGTCGCGCGTGAGGCCGGCAAGCGGGTCATGGGCATGCGCCACTTCGATGTCCAGCTGATCGGCGGCATGGCTTTGCACGAAGGCACTATCGCAGAAATGCGTACCGGTGAAGGCAAGACCTTGGTCGCAACCCTGGGCGTATACCTCAACGCATTGTCCGGCAAGGGCGTGCACGTGGTTACGGTCAACGACTACCTGGCACGCCGTGACGCCAACTGGATGCGCCCACTGTATGAATTCCTCGGTCTGACTGTTGGCGTCGTCACGCCGTTCCAGCCGCCGGAAGAGAAGCGCGCTGCCTATGCTGCCGATATCACTTACGGCACCAACAACGAATTCGGTTTCGACTACCTGCGCGACAACATGGCGTTCAGCATGGAAGAGAAATTCCAGCGCGAGCTGAATTTCGCCGTGATCGACGAAGTCGACTCCATCCTGATCGACGAAGCGCGGACCCCGCTGATCATCTCCGGCCAGGCCGAAGACAGCTCCAAGATGTACGTCGAAATCAACAAGCTGATCCCGCGCCTCAAGCAGCACATCGAGGAAGTCGAGGGCGAAGTTACCCAGGAAGGCCATTACAAGATCGATGAGAAGAGCCGTCAGGTTGAACTCAACGAAGCGGGCCACCAGTTCATCGAAGAGATGCTCGCTCAAGTCGGTCTACTGGCCGAAGGCGAGAGCCTCTACTCGGCGCACAACCTGGGCCTGTTGACGCATGTCTATGCCGGCCTGCGCGCACACAAGTTGTTCCATCGCAACGTCGAGTACATCGTCCAGGACGGCCAGATCCTGCTGATCGACGAGCACACCGGTCGTACCATGCCGGGTCGTCGCTTGTCCGAAGGCCTGCACCAGGCGATCGAAGCGAAGGAAAACCTGAACATTCAGGCGGAAAGCCAGACCCTGGCTTCGACCACCTTCCAGAACTACTTCCGTCTCTACAACAAGTTGTCCGGTATGACCGGTACAGCTGATACCGAGGCCTTCGAGTTCGCCCAGATCTACAACCTCAACGTGATGGTCATTCCGCCGAACAAGCCGTTGGCGCGTAAGGACTACAACGACCTGGTGTACCTGACTGCGGAAGAGAAGTACGCCGCAATCATTGCCGACATCAAGGAAAGCATGGCCCAGGGGCGCCCGGTGCTGGTAGGTACTGCTACCATCGAAACTTCCGAGCACATGTCCAACCTGCTCCAGAAGGAAGGCATCGATCACAAGGTACTGAACGCCAAGTACCACGAGAAAGAAGCCGAGATCATCGCCCAGGCCGGTCGCCCGGGTGCACTGACTATCGCGACCAACATGGCTGGTCGTGGTACCGACATCCTCCTGGGCGGTAACTGGGAAGTGGAAGTCGCAGCAATGGAGAACCCGACGCCGGAGCAGATCGCACAGGTCAAGGCCGACTGGCAGAAGCGTCACCAGCAGGTGATCGAGTCGGGTGGCCTACATGTGATCGCTTCCGAGCGTCACGAGTCCCGTCGTATCGACAACCAACTGCGTGGTCGTGCCGGCCGTCAGGGTGACCCGGGTTCCAGCCGTTTCTACCTGTCGCTGGAAGACAGCCTGATGCGCATCTTCGCTTCTGATCGGGTGAAGAACTTCATGAAGGCCCTGGGCATGCAATCGGGCGAGGCCATCGAGCATCGCATGGTTACCAATGCCATCGAAAAAGCCCAACGCAAGGTCGAGGGCCGCAACTTCGACATTCGTAAGCAACTGCTTGAATTCGACGACGTGGCCAACGAGCAACGTAAAGTTATCTACCACATGCGTAACAGCCTGCTGGCAGCTGACAATATCGGTGACACCATCGCTGACTTCCGTCAGGAAGTGCTCGACGCTACCGTTGCCCAGCACATCCCGCCGCAATCGCTGCCAGAGCAGTGGGACGTGGCAGGCCTGGAAGCGGCGTTGGCCAGCGATTTCGGGGTGAAGCTACCGATCCAGCAATGGCTCGACGAAGACGATCACCTGTACGAAGAAACCCTGCGCGAGAAGCTCATGAACGAGCTGATGGCGGCGTACAACGAGAAGGAAGAGCAGGCAAGCGCCGAAGCCTTGCGTACCTTCGAGAAGCAGATTCTGTTGCGTGTCCTGGACGACCTGTGGAAAGACCACCTGTCGACCATGGATCACCTGCGTCACGGTATTCACCTGCGTGGTTATGCGCAGAAGAACCCGAAGCAGGAGTACAAGCGCGAGTCGTTCAACCTGTTCCAGGAACTGCTCGAGTCGATCAAGCGCGACACTATCCGCGTGCTCTCGCACGTTCAGGTACGCCGCGAAGATCCCGCCGAAGAAGAAGCTCGCCTGCGTCGCGAGGCAGAAGAACTGGCCGCGCGCATGCAGTTCCAGCACGCTGCAGCCCCTGGCCTGGAGCAAGCCGAGGAGCAGGAGGAGGGCGCTGAAGTCGCCGTCGCCGCGGCTCCGGTGCGTAACGATCAGAAGTTGGGTCGCAACGAGCTGTGCTGGTGTGGTTCGGGCAAGAAGTTCAAGCACTGCCACGGCCAGATCAACTAA
- the argJ gene encoding bifunctional glutamate N-acetyltransferase/amino-acid acetyltransferase ArgJ — MAVGLGPLPTLHPVPGFELGIASAGIKRPGRKDVVVMRCAEGSSVAGVFTLNAFCAAPVILAKQRVQGSVRYLLTNTGNANAGTGAPGLAAAERTCAKLAELTGVDASAVLPFSTGVIGEPLPVEKIEGALQAALDDLSENNWAEAATGIMTTDTLPKGASRQFQHDGVTITVTGISKGAGMIRPNMATMLGYIATDAKVAPQVLKDLMLDGANKSFNRITIDGDTSTNDCCMLIATGKADVAQVTEARGPLFEALKKAVFEVCMEVAQAIVRDGEGATKFVTVQVNGGGNHQECLDVGYAVAHSPLIKTALFASDPNWGRILAAVGRAGVPELDVSLIDVYLGDVCIASKGGRATTYTEAQGSAVMAQEEITIRIELGRGQCSETIWTTDLSHEYVKINAEYRT, encoded by the coding sequence ATGGCTGTTGGTCTTGGTCCTTTGCCAACGTTGCACCCGGTTCCAGGCTTTGAACTGGGTATCGCCTCTGCAGGTATCAAGCGCCCGGGGCGCAAGGACGTCGTGGTCATGCGCTGCGCCGAAGGTTCCAGTGTGGCAGGGGTGTTCACCCTCAACGCCTTTTGTGCCGCACCCGTTATCCTGGCCAAGCAGCGCGTGCAAGGCAGCGTGCGCTACTTACTGACCAACACCGGCAATGCCAACGCTGGTACCGGCGCGCCGGGCCTGGCCGCCGCCGAGCGTACGTGCGCCAAGCTGGCTGAGCTGACCGGTGTCGATGCCAGCGCGGTGTTGCCGTTTTCTACAGGTGTTATCGGCGAGCCACTGCCGGTCGAGAAAATCGAAGGCGCCCTGCAGGCTGCCCTGGATGATCTGTCGGAAAACAACTGGGCTGAAGCCGCCACAGGCATCATGACCACTGACACCTTGCCAAAGGGTGCCAGCCGCCAGTTCCAGCACGACGGTGTAACCATCACCGTAACCGGTATCAGCAAAGGCGCCGGGATGATTCGTCCGAACATGGCCACCATGCTCGGTTACATCGCCACCGATGCCAAGGTCGCGCCCCAGGTGCTCAAGGATCTGATGCTCGATGGCGCTAACAAGTCGTTCAACCGCATCACCATCGATGGCGATACCTCGACCAACGATTGCTGCATGTTGATTGCCACCGGCAAGGCTGATGTTGCCCAAGTCACCGAAGCCCGTGGCCCACTGTTCGAGGCGCTGAAAAAGGCGGTGTTCGAAGTGTGCATGGAGGTGGCTCAAGCCATCGTCCGTGACGGCGAAGGTGCTACCAAGTTCGTGACTGTCCAGGTCAACGGCGGCGGCAACCATCAGGAATGCCTGGATGTGGGCTACGCTGTGGCGCACTCGCCATTGATCAAGACCGCGTTGTTCGCCTCCGATCCGAACTGGGGCCGCATCCTTGCTGCCGTGGGGCGTGCCGGGGTGCCGGAGCTGGACGTTAGCCTGATCGATGTGTACTTGGGTGATGTGTGCATTGCCAGTAAAGGTGGTCGCGCCACGACCTACACTGAGGCGCAGGGTTCTGCAGTGATGGCCCAGGAAGAAATCACCATTCGCATCGAGCTGGGCCGTGGCCAGTGCAGCGAAACCATCTGGACCACCGACCTGTCCCACGAGTATGTGAAGA